In Methanosarcina siciliae T4/M, one genomic interval encodes:
- a CDS encoding PQQ-binding-like beta-propeller repeat protein, producing MNLNVKIKFIPVILLFLSILLFSSTTIASNNTDTWSQFHKDVANTGFSSGEAPDTGKLLWVSDPIWAIPSSSPVIAEGKVFVKCGVDQVNSMSTTPEELRIVTIDEYTGNIISSDEIGPVTPCWSSLCYDNGKIWYGRADALNGGPMVADGKVFDSDGESHHYYCTDAETEEELWNFTVTGVAIGTPAYYEGKVYLTSGPLFSSPGHVYCVNAENGDELWNQTLPYEAGGSPAVSEGVVYATTYDGNLYALDAEDGSILWSETVPSTDVSSTPAIAYGNVYISGGCPGISTIETYCFNATTHEMVWNTCGEDKIGGWTASVAVADGMIFVGKYAEDDYFGYAGTYALDAYTGDVVWSYPSGGASPAISDGILFTIGADGRVYAFADPEEVLPSVSIKCNMSDLGFGSLASGERSVVHLNITNAGNSNVTISAEPEEGNTQLYNDSLFLGSNFWNQYSQLISSLNTEEVELVLDVPAGYEGELDQAGECLIFWGEEV from the coding sequence ATGAATCTGAATGTAAAAATAAAATTTATTCCGGTTATTTTGCTTTTTCTGTCCATTTTATTATTTTCCTCAACAACCATAGCTTCCAACAATACCGATACCTGGAGCCAGTTCCATAAAGACGTTGCAAACACCGGTTTCTCCTCGGGTGAAGCTCCTGATACTGGAAAACTGCTCTGGGTAAGTGACCCTATCTGGGCAATTCCCAGCTCTTCGCCTGTTATTGCTGAGGGGAAAGTCTTTGTCAAGTGCGGAGTAGACCAAGTCAACTCGATGTCAACAACTCCCGAGGAATTGAGGATAGTGACCATTGATGAATATACGGGAAATATAATTTCTTCCGATGAAATAGGTCCGGTTACACCCTGTTGGTCTTCTCTTTGCTATGACAACGGAAAGATATGGTATGGACGGGCGGATGCTCTCAACGGTGGGCCAATGGTTGCAGATGGGAAAGTATTCGATAGTGATGGCGAATCTCACCATTATTACTGTACGGATGCCGAAACCGAAGAGGAACTCTGGAACTTTACAGTTACCGGTGTTGCCATTGGCACACCAGCTTATTACGAAGGAAAGGTTTACCTGACAAGCGGACCACTCTTTAGTTCTCCGGGTCACGTTTACTGCGTCAATGCGGAGAATGGGGACGAGCTCTGGAACCAGACGCTCCCTTATGAGGCAGGCGGGTCTCCTGCAGTTTCTGAGGGAGTTGTCTATGCAACCACTTACGACGGAAATCTTTACGCACTGGACGCCGAAGACGGTTCAATCCTCTGGAGTGAAACCGTTCCAAGCACCGATGTTTCTTCCACCCCGGCTATTGCTTACGGTAACGTCTACATATCAGGTGGATGCCCCGGAATTAGCACAATTGAAACCTACTGTTTCAACGCAACAACCCATGAAATGGTCTGGAATACGTGTGGGGAAGATAAGATAGGGGGCTGGACTGCGTCAGTTGCTGTTGCAGACGGCATGATCTTTGTAGGAAAATACGCCGAAGATGATTACTTCGGATACGCTGGCACATATGCTCTCGATGCTTATACAGGGGATGTAGTCTGGAGTTATCCCTCTGGGGGCGCTTCACCTGCAATTTCCGACGGGATACTCTTCACAATTGGAGCTGACGGAAGGGTCTATGCTTTTGCCGACCCTGAAGAAGTTTTGCCATCGGTTTCTATCAAGTGCAATATGTCCGACCTTGGTTTTGGGTCTCTGGCTTCTGGCGAGAGAAGCGTCGTACACCTGAATATCACTAATGCCGGAAACTCTAATGTGACCATTTCAGCCGAACCTGAAGAAGGCAACACTCAGCTGTACAATGATTCGCTCTTCTTAGGGTCCAATTTCTGGAACCAATATTCACAGCTGATCTCAAGCCTAAACACGGAAGAAGTGGAACTCGTGCTTGATGTGCCTGCCGGATACGAAGGCGAGCTGGATCAAGCAGGAGAATGTTTGATTTTCTGGGGGGAGGAGGTATAA
- a CDS encoding PGF-pre-PGF domain-containing protein, with protein MLKKIAIIMTIFLISVQAVSAAEVGVGVSPGKLSFELNPGAQEEQLLYVINTGSESASYEINIDDSTYESWFSLSPSSFTLQAGENKEVKVILTVPSSAETDVDCKILVYPTSGTEVMTGIRVPVHVDVVSSNSGSSSGSSSSSSSGGGGGSPEPASNVRVKEISQQFVTNGNHIKFEFPQNATPVTYIEFDAKKSAGKITTIVEELKEKSTLTPTEPEGNIYRYLNIWVGNEGFATPENIENSSVGFKVSKAWVTENEIDIDSITFQHFADDIWNSLSAEKVDEDDEYVYFEAKTPGFSPFAITGQKTGYSTEVKADEEESGIQDMETRNSVESENEGENDAEPSPGFCSILTGAGIIISAVIIVKRKSL; from the coding sequence ATGCTTAAAAAAATTGCAATAATTATGACCATATTTCTCATATCGGTCCAGGCTGTATCTGCAGCAGAGGTAGGAGTAGGGGTCAGCCCTGGAAAGCTGAGTTTCGAGCTTAATCCCGGAGCTCAGGAAGAACAATTGTTATACGTGATTAATACTGGCAGTGAATCTGCAAGTTATGAAATCAATATCGATGACTCTACATATGAGAGCTGGTTCTCTCTATCTCCCTCTTCTTTTACTCTCCAGGCCGGGGAAAACAAAGAAGTAAAAGTAATACTCACTGTGCCTTCTTCTGCCGAAACTGATGTGGACTGTAAAATTTTGGTTTATCCTACTTCCGGAACTGAAGTGATGACCGGGATACGGGTCCCGGTCCATGTTGATGTGGTTAGTTCCAATTCCGGCAGTTCTTCCGGCAGTTCTTCCAGCAGTTCTTCTGGCGGTGGTGGGGGTTCTCCCGAACCCGCCAGTAACGTTAGGGTAAAGGAAATTTCCCAGCAGTTTGTTACAAACGGAAATCATATTAAATTTGAGTTTCCGCAGAACGCCACTCCGGTTACTTATATAGAATTTGATGCCAAAAAGAGTGCAGGGAAAATCACCACTATTGTTGAAGAGTTGAAAGAAAAATCGACACTAACTCCAACCGAACCTGAAGGAAATATTTACCGGTACCTGAACATCTGGGTAGGAAACGAAGGTTTTGCAACCCCGGAAAACATTGAAAATTCGAGCGTTGGTTTCAAGGTAAGCAAAGCTTGGGTGACAGAAAATGAGATTGATATAGATTCAATCACTTTCCAACACTTTGCTGATGATATATGGAATTCACTTTCGGCTGAAAAAGTGGATGAAGATGACGAATATGTCTATTTCGAGGCTAAAACTCCCGGTTTCTCTCCATTTGCCATAACCGGACAGAAAACTGGATATTCAACTGAAGTCAAAGCAGATGAAGAAGAATCCGGTATTCAAGACATGGAGACCAGGAATTCTGTTGAAAGTGAAAATGAAGGAGAAAATGATGCAGAACCCAGTCCTGGATTTTGCTCTATTCTCACAGGTGCGGGAATTATAATTTCTGCTGTAATAATAGTAAAGAGAAAATCTTTATGA